One Lampris incognitus isolate fLamInc1 chromosome 18, fLamInc1.hap2, whole genome shotgun sequence genomic region harbors:
- the matcap2 gene encoding putative tyrosine carboxypeptidase MATCAP2, translated as MLESIKVTERLHWPEVEMSKKYIFNTTDKPASPSEVYIEKLSSGVLKDLFTSGTSSYNVLLRAKDGEERQSCKHSPYREPKTSVKSASTLCKRNYHPCMAPLGVHVQEGGCQTIQPDYILSGCLSNVTKPTRNSSMLGSAIRLSSRSASCQRKASVPNLPCTKFPMLPRSAFQQKAENAKKLCIITAIKPSNVEREKVKFFKSDFTYNPQFEYSNPLSPLVLARHSNASDRFLMQAVRIMEVALKRYGIYERFEQATGGNLLTKSRIWYNVKKYMEKEGCTGEIVVHVTDDLLSRASMTVTNGTPTLTINISSAREFWLEGLLRHEIGTHYFRSINNSHQPWSSSAGRRKHNLKPVNPTEEGLASIHSVLFRKDPTLWRAALLYYTVYQASQMSFSQLFRSLGRFVQDPNTRWDYCVRAKRGQTNTALPGCFSKDQVYLDGILQILRYRDKIDFLMLMALGKVSFEDVDQLKGLGQMERVRIPHFLQDQVSYTKQLEKIMEVNQLSDEELRVII; from the exons ATGCTGGAGTCCATAAAAGTCACAG aaaGACTGCACTGGCCAGAAGTAGAAATGTCCAAAAAGTACATCTTCAACACCACTGACAAACCGGCGAGTCCGAGCGAAGTGTACATAGAGAAGCTTTCCTCCGGTGTCCTCAAAGACCTCTTCACCTCTGGAACCAGCAGCTACAATGTCCTGTTGCGGGCCAAggacggagaggagagacagagctgCAAGCATTCTCCTTACAGAGAGCCTAAGACGTCTGTGAAGAGTGCTTCCACGTTGTGTAAAAGGAACTACCATCCATGCATGGCTCCACTTGGGGTGCATGTCCAAGAGGGAGGTTGTCAGACCATACAGCCAGATTATATCCTCTCGGGTTGCCTCTCCAATGTCACGAAGCCAACACGGAACAGCAGCATGCTGGGCAGTGCCATACGCTTATCATCTCGCTCAGCTTCCTGTCAAAGGAAGGCGAGCGTTCCCAACCTGCCATGCACCAAGTTTCCCATGCTGCCCAGATCAGCATTCCAACAGAAAGCAGAGAATGCCAAGAAACTCTGCATCATCACTGCAATCAAACCATCAAATGTTGAGAGGGAGAAGGTCAAGTTTTTCAAGTCTGACTTCACCTACAACCCCCAGTTTGAGTACAGCAACCCCCTTTCTCCGCTTGTCCTGGCTCGACATAGCAATGCCTCAGATCGTTTTCTGATGCAG GCGGTGAGGATTATGGAGGTGGCCCTGAAGAGGTACGGCATCTATGAGAGGTTCGAGCAGGCTACGGGGGGCAACCTCCTCACCAAGAGTCGCATCTGGTACAATGTGAAGAAGTACATGGAGAAGGAGGGCTGCACGGGGGAG ATAGTGGTTCACGTGACAGATGACCTTCTTTCTCGGGCCTCAATGACTGTGACGAACGGCACACCCACATTGACCATCAACATCTCCAGCGCCCGGGAGTTCTGGCTGGAGGGCCTGCTGAGGCATGAGATCG GCACGCACTATTTCCGCAGCATCAACAACAGCCACCAGCCATGGAGCAGCAGCGCCGGCAGGAGGAAGCACAACCTGAAGCCTGTGAACCCCACCGAGGAGGGCCTGGCCAGCATCCACAGCGTCCTGTTCAGGAAAGACCCCACGCTGTGGCGCGCGGCCCTGCTCTACTACACCGTGTACCAGGCCAGCCAAATGTCTTTCTCCCAGCTCTTCCGCAGCTTGGGACGGTTCGTCCAGGACCCCAACACTCGCTGGGACTACTGTGTCCGGGCCAAAAGGGGCCAGACCAACACCGCACTGCCAG GATGCTTCAGTAAAGATCAGGTGTACCTGGATGGCATCCTTCAGATCCTGAGATACAGAGACAAGATTGACTTCCTAATGCTAATGGCTCTGGGAAAG GTGTCCTTTGAGGATGTGGATCAGCTGAAAGGCTTGGGCCAGATGGAGCGCGTGCGCATCCCACACTTCCTACAGGACCAGGTGAGCTACACCAAGCAGCTGGAGAAGATCATGGAGGTCAACCAGCTAAGCGATGAGGAGCTCAGGGTCATCATCTGA